The Candidatus Sulfotelmatobacter sp. genome includes a window with the following:
- a CDS encoding proline dehydrogenase family protein has translation MLRNLLLAGSENPWLREQATRQRFIRRAVSRFMPGESFDEALEAAQRLRRQGMSTILTILGENVSDRAEALTEVEHYDDVLARLDGSGLDAEISVKLTHLGLDLDLDFTCENVEKIARLAVARNTRLWIDMEGSAYTDQTIEVYRRVKARVPNLGIALQAYLRRTVADLEALLPSGPAVRVVKGAYREPDAIAFPRMEDTCRSYLALCERLLSPEARKAGAWLAVATHDPRMLGGVRDLARRQSVPNDAFEFALLYGIRRDQQLELVRAGHRVRVLISYGTHWFPWYMRRLAERPANLWFVARSAFAG, from the coding sequence GTGCTTCGCAACCTGCTGTTGGCCGGATCCGAGAACCCCTGGCTTCGCGAGCAGGCCACTCGCCAGCGCTTCATTCGACGCGCGGTGTCGCGCTTCATGCCCGGCGAGTCCTTCGATGAGGCGCTGGAAGCCGCCCAGCGACTGCGCCGCCAGGGCATGTCCACGATCCTCACCATCCTGGGTGAGAACGTCTCCGATCGCGCCGAGGCACTCACCGAAGTCGAACACTACGACGACGTGCTCGCGCGCCTGGACGGCAGCGGGCTCGACGCCGAGATCTCGGTCAAGCTCACGCACCTCGGCCTCGATCTCGATCTCGACTTCACCTGCGAGAACGTCGAGAAGATTGCGCGGCTGGCGGTGGCCCGGAACACCCGGCTCTGGATCGACATGGAAGGCAGCGCCTACACCGATCAAACGATCGAGGTGTATCGGCGCGTGAAGGCGCGCGTCCCCAATCTCGGCATCGCGCTCCAGGCTTACCTCCGGCGCACCGTCGCCGATCTCGAAGCGCTGCTCCCCTCGGGGCCGGCGGTGCGTGTGGTGAAGGGCGCCTACCGCGAGCCCGATGCCATCGCCTTTCCGCGCATGGAGGACACCTGCCGGAGCTACCTCGCGCTCTGCGAGCGACTGCTCTCCCCCGAGGCGAGGAAGGCCGGCGCCTGGCTGGCGGTCGCGACCCACGATCCGCGCATGCTCGGCGGCGTCCGGGATTTGGCGCGAAGGCAATCGGTCCCGAATGACGCCTTCGAATTCGCGTTGCTCTACGGCATCCGTCGCGACCAGCAGCTCGAGCTGGTGCGCGCCGGACACCGCGTGCGCGTGCTCATCAGTTATGGCACCCACTGGTTCCCGTGGTACATGAGGCGGCTGGCCGAGCGCCCGGCCAATCTCTGGTTCGTGGCGCGCAGCGCCTTCGCCGGCTGA